The following proteins come from a genomic window of Musa acuminata AAA Group cultivar baxijiao chromosome BXJ1-7, Cavendish_Baxijiao_AAA, whole genome shotgun sequence:
- the LOC135678199 gene encoding stearoyl-[acyl-carrier-protein] 9-desaturase 1, chloroplastic-like: MQAHFLALSPRHRLLSSPLISPKVGGSRRHRVSAIAVPPLRRNAVQHSMPPEKVEVFRSLEGWATRALLPLLKPVEQCWQPTDFLPDSSRPTEEFEEEVRALRARTAELPDDYFVVLVGDMITEEALPTYQTMINTLDGVRDETGASECPWAVWTRKWTAEENRHGDILGKYLYLSGRVDMRMLEKTVQYLIGAGMDPGTENNPYLGFVYTSFQERATFISHGNTARLAKDRGDAVLARVCGTIAADEKRHENAYARIVEKLLELDPDGAMLAIADMMRKKITMPAHLMVDGRDPRLFDHYSAVAQRLGVYTAADYVAIVEFLVDRWRLEKLEAGLSGEGRRARDFVCGLPARMRRVQERAKVAEPKRVKFSWIFDREVTI, from the exons ATGCAGGCCCATTTCCTCGCCCTCTCCCCGCGCCACCGCCTCCTCTCCTCCCCCTTGATCAGCCCGAAAGTGGGCGGGTCGAGGAGACACCGAGTGTCGGCCATCGCTGTGCCGCCCCTGCGTCGCAATGCGGTCCAGCACTCGATGCCGCCGGAGAAGGTGGAGGTGTTTCGGTCGCTGGAGGGGTGGGCCACGCGGGCGTTGCTGCCGCTACTGAAGCCCGTGGAGCAGTGCTGGCAGCCGACCGACTTCCTGCCGGACTCGTCTCGCCCGACAGAGGAGTTCGAGGAGGAGGTGCGGGCGCTGCGGGCCCGGACGGCGGAACTGCCGGACGACTACTTCGTGGTGCTGGTGGGCGACATGATCACGGAGGAGGCGCTGCCGACGTACCAGACGATGATCAACACGCTCGACGGGGTGCGGGACGAGACGGGGGCGAGCGAATGCCCCTGGGCCGTGTGGACGCGGAAGTGGACCGCCGAGGAGAACCGCCACGGCGACATCCTGGGGAAGTACCTCTACCTCTCCGGCCGCGTCGACATGCGAATGCTCGAGAAGACCGTGCAGTACCTTATCGGCGCCGGCATG GATCCGGGGACAGAGAACAACCCCTACCTGGGCTTCGTGTACACCTCCTTCCAGGAGCGCGCTACCTTCATCTCGCACGGCAACACCGCCCGCCTCGCCAAGGATCGGGGCGACGCCGTGCTGGCGCGCGTCTGCGGCACCATCGCGGCCGACGAGAAGCGGCACGAGAACGCCTACGCCCGCATCGTCGAGAAGCTGCTGGAGCTGGACCCGGACGGCGCCATGCTCGCCATCGCCGACATGATGCGCAAGAAGATCACAATGCCGGCCCACCTCATGGTCGACGGCCGCGACCCGCGGCTGTTCGATCACTACTCGGCCGTGGCGCAGCGGCTCGGAGTATACACGGCGGCCGACTACGTGGCCATCGTGGAGTTCCTAGTGGATCGGTGGCGGCTGGAGAAGCTGGAGGCAGGGCTCAGCGGGGAGGGTCGTCGCGCGAGGGACTTCGTCTGCGGTCTGCCGGCCAGGATGCGGAGGGTGCAGGAGCGGGCCAAGGTGGCGGAGCCAAAGAGAGTAAAGTTCAGCTGGATCTTCGACAGGGAGGTGACGATCTAA
- the LOC135678198 gene encoding BTB/POZ domain-containing protein At2g13690-like, translated as MAETRGVRSASAGRRAPGLRRVWCCSFVAAPDSPDHRRSSSTHRELRPSKTPPKLSHPGSFHSSPSPSSKLGLGIIDPRRILSPGRVSPIDSDTPLGPLPGILDSASISTTAVESEPECPDPAPKERSLVPDKPKTDTRVSLRERSLDLRLCLRGKDGRCLVLELDSAVLCESSAFFAARVMDSTRKVSDADCQKIEVSGVEDVDVFKETIELMYEKDASRWLMKAGVSRAIGVLEVCLKIMFDRGMRSCLRYIEAVPWTETEEEKLKRLFATSTIEKAICEDVLARLDPQDCNHSEDLAVQLIQSVTNATNGNARREMQSLVNGLLSKSSVYQKEPVGLNKDSLYNVCHSCLNSLVKLFEEALNSIPMDQMTAGKRTKPLIERVSKQVENLNWLLEILIDKEMAEDFVGLWANQKELIRMHERASPMLRYELSRISANVFIALGLRKLQCPGGMRFSILQSWFGPMLMDFGWLQRCSKGLDMRMLEESLGQVILTLRLKQQHILFEEWFRCFAGHGTECPNLCKAFQVWWRRSFVRTCEARR; from the exons ATGGCGGAAACCAGAGGCGTGAGATCCGCCTCTGCAGGCCGCCGGGCGCCCGGCCTCCGCCGTGTCTGGTGCTGCTCCTTCGTTGCCGCCCCCGACAGCCCTGACCACCGCCGCAGCTCCTCCACCCACCGTGAGCTCCGACCCTCCAAGACCCCGCCCAAGCTCTCCCACCCGGGCTCCTTCCACAGCTCCCCCTCCCCCAGCAGCAAGCTCGGCCTCGGCATCATCGACCCCCGCCGTATCCTCTCCCCCGGAAGGGTCTCCCCCATCGACTCCGACACTCCCCTCGGCCCCCTGCCGGGGATCCTCGATTCCGCCTCGATCTCTACGACGGCCGTCGAATCGGAGCCGGAATGCCCAGATCCGGCCCCAAAGGAGCGATCTTTGGTTCCAGATAAGCCAAAGACGGACACTAGGGTTTCGCTAAGGGAGAGATCTTTGGATTTGAGGCTTTGTTTGAGGGGAAAAGATGGGAGATGCTTGGTGTTGGAACTGGATTCTGCGGTTCTGTGTGAAAGCAGCGCATTCTTTGCGGCCAGGGTTATGGATTCTACTCGGAAGGTCTCGGATGCTGATTGCCAGAAGATCGAGGTTTCTGGTGTCGAAGATGTGGATGTCTTTAAGGAGACCATTGAGCTGATGTATGAGAAGGATGCATCGAGATGGCTCATGAAGGCAGGAGTGTCTCGAGCAATCGGTGTTCTTGAG GTATGTTTGAAAATTATGTTCGATAGAGGCATGAGGTCCTGTTTGAGGTATATTGAGGCTGTTCCATGGACTGAAACTGAGGAGGAGAAGCTGAAGAGGTTGTTTGCAACGAGTACAATTGAGAAGGCAATATGTGAAGATGTGTTAGCTAGGTTAGACCCACAAGATTGTAACCACTCAGAAGATCTTGCAGTGCAGCTCATTCAGTCTGTTACAAATGCAACAAATGGCAATGCGAGGAGGGAGATGCAGTCTTTAGTGAATGGTCTGCTATCCAAAAGCTCAGTCTATCAGAAAGAACCTGTTGGACTTAACAAGGACAGCCTATACAACGTTTGCCATTCTTGTCTGAATTCCCTGGTCAAGCTCTTTGAAGAAGCCTTGAACTCAATTCCTATGGATCAAATGACAGCTGGGAAACGAACAAAGCCACTGATTGAAAGGGTCTCTAAGCAAGTCGAAAACCTTAATTGGTTGCTAGAAATTCTTATAGACAAGGAGATGGCAGAAGATTTTGTGGGTTTATGGGCAAACCAAAAAGAATTGATTAGGATGCATGAGAGGGCATCACCGATGTTGAGGTATGAACTCAGTAGGATATCAGCAAATGTGTTTATTGCATTAGGCTTGAGGAAGTTGCAGTGTCCAGGTGGCATGAGATTCAGCATACTTCAATCATGGTTTGGCCCAATGTTAATGGACTTTGGCTGGTTACAACGTTGTTCGAAGGGGCTCGACATGAGGATGCTGGAGGAAAGCTTGGGTCAAGTGATTCTTACCCTTAGGCTGAAGCAGCAACACATCTTATTTGAGGAATGGTTCCGCTGCTTTGCCGGTCATGGAACTGAATGCCCAAATTTGTGCAAGGCTTTTCAGGTATGGTGGCGAAGGTCATTTGTAAGAACTTGTGAAGCACGTAGATGA
- the LOC103991123 gene encoding uncharacterized protein LOC103991123 translates to MGSSEEERLVQMVHDFMESDAPPPPPTTPSTTGTTSLHQQTLLLLEGILGDNTHAEMEVFEKALKHVRDAGDERKRSKVNKRLMMRLRMDGYDASLCRSSWVATMECPGGDYEFIDIVMVDGNGVSARIIIDIDFRSQFELARPTLAYTQLSSILPPIFVGKEEKLKKVVSLLCSAAQQSLRERGLHIPPWRRSSYMQAKWLSCCQKASTIPYTSSSIQDIAKLKGRHASTKSKGRDAESKGPKGSALSSQFSHLSINCC, encoded by the exons ATGGGCAGCTCAGAGGAAGAGAGGCTGGTTCAGATGGTCCATGACTTCATGGAATCAgacgcaccaccaccaccacccaccaCTCCATCCACCACCGGAACCACCTCCCTCCACCAGCAAACTCTCCTCCTCCTTGAG GGAATTCTTGGGGACAACACGCATGCTGAAATGGAGGTCTTTGAGAAGGCCCTGAAGCATGTTAGGGATGCAGGGGATGAAAGGAAGAGGAGCAAAGTGAATAAGAGGCTAATGATGAGACTAAGAATGGATGGTTATGATGCTTCACTCTGTAGGTCTTCTTGGGTTGCAACCATGGAGTGTCCTGGAG GTGATTACGAATTCATAGATATAGTAATGGTGGATGGGAATGGTGTCTCAGCAAGGATAATAATAGACATAGACTTCAGGTCCCAGTTTGAGCTTGCCAGGCCCACCTTAGCCTACACTCAGCTCTCCAGCATTCTGCCTCCTATCTTTGTTGGCAAGGAAGAGAAGCTTAAGAAGGTTGTCTCCCTTCTGTGCTCAGCTGCACAGCAGTCCCTGAGAGAGAGGGGGCTCCACATCCCCCCATGGAGGAGATCCAGCTACATGCAGGCCAAGTGGCTCTCCTGCTGTCAGAAGGCTTCAACCATTCCCTACACCAGCAGCTCCATCCAGGACATTGCCAAGCTCAAGGGAAGGCATGCCTCCACCAAGAGCAAGGGTAGGGATGCTGAATCCAAGGGGCCAAAAGGGTCTGCTCTCTCCAGCCAGTTCTCTCACCTGAGTATAAATTGCTGCTAA
- the LOC135678197 gene encoding UDP-glucuronate:xylan alpha-glucuronosyltransferase 1-like — translation MNMRGLNTASPNLAEGRYSSAISDETSKRKMRCRDSREGDRYRVMFSGWSSGCKFHSLKLALFVMTCCAALTLLHCPAAHNEQLLQSSSRSRFADVGRIWQKKLSDPRYLSDLVVDWRQVSDVLRSVDGREGSLRIGLLNFNVTEIGVWRRTMPNAELSVVQLDYADASITWDVLYPEWIDEEEEDDVPTCPSLPQARLKKGSRFDVVAVKLPCRRSKSWARDVARLHLQLSAAKLAVASAGGASAVHVLLLTECFPIPNLFSCKSLVGREGNAWLYKPDVPALQEKLQLPVGSCELAVPLKPAVRPQAGGRGAREAYATILHSVEVYACGAIAVARSIRLAGSTRDLVVLVDESISGRHRSGLEAAGWKVRTIRRIRNPKAEKNAYNEWNYSKFRLWQLTDYDKIIFIDADLLVLRNIDFLFGMPEVSATGNNATIFNSGVMVIEPCNFTFQLLMAHIDDITSYNGGDQGYLNEIFTWWHRIPRHMNFLKHFWEGDSERVRAKKTALFAAETPGLYVLHYLGVKPWMCFRDFDCNWNSVTYRSFASDEAHATWWKVHDSMPESLQSFCLLSTLTKAGLEYARREAEKANFPDRHWRRNVTDPRRHVCFEKFCRWQAMLLHWDEPHASITG, via the exons ATGAACATGAGAGGGCTAAACACCGCATCTCCCAACCTCGCAGAAGGACGGTATTCATCGGCTATAAG TGATGAAACAAGCAAAAGAAAGATGAGGTGCAGAGATTCCAGGGAAGGAGACAGGTACAGGGTCATGTTTTCGGGTTGGAGCTCAGGCTGCAAGTTCCACTCATTGAAACTGGCCCTGTTTGTGATGACATGTTGTGCGGCCTTAACCCTTCTCCACTGCCCAGCAGCACATAATGAGCAGCTCCTGCAGTCCAGTTCTAG GTCCAGATTTGCAGATGTTGGGCGGATTTGGCAGAAGAAACTCTCGGATCCTCGATACTTGTCCGACTTGGTTGTTGATTGGCGACAGGTATCGGATGTTCTCCGAAGCGTAGATGGCAGAGAAGGAAGTCTCAGGATTGGCTTGCTCAACTTCAATGTCACGGAGATCGGCGTGTGGAGGCGGACGATGCCAAATGCAGAGCTTTCTGTCGTGCAGCTGGACTACGCAGACGCGAGCATCACTTGGGATGTTCTCTACCCCGAATGGAtcgacgaggaagaagaagacgacgtgCCTACTTGTCCATCTCTGCCTCAGGCCCGACTAAAGAAAGGATCAAGGTTCGATGTTGTCGCCGTGAAGCTGCCCTGCCGCAGGTCGAAGAGCTGGGCCAGAGACGTCGCGAGGCTGCACTTGCAGCTCTCGGCAGCCAAGCTCGCGGTAGCTTCTGCAGGAGGAGCCTCCGCTGTCCATGTGCTCCTCCTCACAGAGTGCTTCCCGATCCCCAACCTGTTCAGCTGCAAAAGCCTCGTCGGAAGAGAAGGCAATGCTTGGCTGTACAAGCCTGACGTACCGGCGTTGCAGGAGAAGCTCCAGCTTCCGGTCGGGTCGTGCGAACTCGCGGTTCCACTGAAACCAGCAG TGCGGCCGCAAGCAGGAGGTCGAGGAGCTCGAGAAGCTTATGCCACGATACTGCACTCTGTGGAGGTATACGCCTGCGGGGCGATCGCCGTGGCTCGGAGCATCCGCTTGGCGGGGTCGACGAGGGACCTCGTCGTACTGGTGGATGAGTCGATTAGCGGCCGTCACCGGAGCGGTCTCGAAGCTGCAGGGTGGAAGGTCCGAACCATCCGACGGATCCGAAACCCCAAGGCCGAGAAGAACGCCTACAATGAGTGGAACTACAGCAAGTTCCGGCTGTGGCAGCTCACTGACTACGACAAGATCATCTTCATCGACGCTGACCTGCTCGTCCTGAGGAACATCGACTTCCTGTTCGGGATGCCGGAGGTGTCCGCGACGGGGAACAACGCCACCATCTTCAACTCCGGCGTGATGGTGATCGAACCCTGCAACTTCACCTTCCAGCTGCTGATGGCTCACATCGACGATATCACGTCGTACAACGGGGGCGACCAGGGCTACCTCAACGAGATCTTCACGTGGTGGCACCGCATCCCCAGGCACATGAACTTCCTGAAGCACTTCTGGGAGGGCGACAGCGAGAGGGTGAGGGCAAAGAAGACGGCACTGTTCGCGGCCGAGACGCCCGGCCTCTACGTCCTGCACTACCTGGGGGTGAAGCCATGGATGTGCTTCCGGGACTTCGACTGCAACTGGAACTCCGTCACATACCGGAGCTTCGCCAGCGACGAGGCGCACGCCACGTGGTGGAAGGTGCACGACAGCATGCCGGAGAGTCTTCAGAGCTTCTGCCTGCTGTCCACGCTGACGAAGGCTGGGCTGGAGTACGCTCGGCGGGAGGCGGAGAAGGCGAACTTCCCCGACCGTCACTGGAGGCGCAACGTGACGGACCCAAGACGCCATGTGTGCTTCGAGAAATTCTGCCGGTGGCAGGCCATGTTGCTTCACTGGGACGAGCCGCACGCATCAATCACCGGATAA